The following coding sequences lie in one Spirosoma sp. KUDC1026 genomic window:
- a CDS encoding cellulose binding domain-containing protein, whose amino-acid sequence MSLSALVEGNTTGTYAWSLNGASLPVTTFAYTVPATTLAAPGRYVVAVRKVSDLPTVDCESAPASLTITVSPTPLIAVTPTSLSFVNSTQLPGSNPQVYTVSASNLTGNQLLITAPAPYLISVRSGSFGPTQALPVTDGAVAPTSVTVALVSSQSGTFTGAITHVAGSASATVGLSGTTLSPSLSVRPASLSGFATTAGTPSAVQTYTITALSQTGGLVTAPAGVEIRTGTDAFSSSVTIPASLSALTIPVDVRLSGAAVGPVTGVIAHQLNTSSNQSVANVTISGTVSATAPAAVLRVLHRDVDNYADNNAVQPLLQLVNEGSAPLPLSAITLRYYLTVEGTAPLSNLSIFFAQVGERNVRLRYVPLNPARSGASGYVEYSFSPDAGSLAAGANSGNIQSYFAKADYSAQNELDDYSYAMVRDQLVANPRITAYYNGTLVWGTEPSGEAGCPTIGLSASNNGTLSCGQPSLILTASGGQSYVFSSGTTPVSANQVSVSSAGLYSVTATSANGCVDVASVRVTASTTLPTPDFATRGNGAVADGLTSVTVVQNSAPVRFSAPNCSGTLSWSGNGLSGTGVLDVSTASPGVFVYQATCRVGSCVSSPASVTLTVVGAPTNQPPVAVANPNQVVTVGVPFSYTVNAFTDEEPARLVYNASLEPANGLRFDPATRVISGTPSASGVVGVTITARDAGNLSATTSFSITVSSPSVGTAVLRVLHRDVDNYADNNAVQPLLQLVNEGSAPLPLSAITLRYYLTVEGTAPLSNLSIFFAQVGERNVRLRYVAIDPARSGASGYVEYSFSPDAGSLAAGANSGNIQSYFAKADYSAQNELDDYSYAMVRDQLVANPRITAYYNGTLVWGTEPASGGRQAAELTSQLAVKVLGNPIHNDAVSFEVTGAEGQPLHLQLLTPQGRIVSRQQVPSAAAVEYHQLSANGEAAGVFLLQVSTPTQSKTVKVIKGE is encoded by the coding sequence GTGTCCCTGTCGGCCCTGGTGGAGGGCAATACGACGGGGACTTACGCCTGGAGTTTGAACGGCGCATCGCTCCCCGTTACCACGTTTGCCTATACCGTGCCAGCTACCACTCTGGCTGCGCCGGGCCGCTATGTGGTCGCCGTTCGAAAGGTGAGTGATCTCCCGACTGTCGACTGCGAGTCAGCCCCGGCCTCGCTGACGATTACTGTATCCCCAACCCCCCTGATTGCGGTAACGCCCACCTCGCTGAGCTTCGTCAACTCGACCCAGCTGCCGGGCAGTAACCCACAGGTCTACACGGTGTCGGCCAGCAACCTAACGGGGAATCAGCTCCTGATTACTGCCCCCGCCCCGTACCTGATCAGCGTTCGGTCGGGTAGTTTCGGCCCGACGCAAGCGCTGCCGGTAACCGACGGCGCCGTGGCGCCCACCTCCGTGACGGTGGCGCTGGTATCCTCCCAGTCAGGTACGTTCACCGGAGCAATTACCCACGTGGCCGGGTCGGCCTCGGCGACGGTAGGCTTGAGCGGCACCACGCTTAGTCCCAGTCTGAGCGTCAGGCCAGCCTCGTTGAGTGGTTTCGCCACCACCGCCGGTACGCCCTCGGCGGTGCAAACCTATACCATCACGGCACTCAGTCAGACCGGAGGCCTGGTGACCGCACCCGCCGGGGTCGAGATTCGTACGGGGACGGACGCATTCAGTTCTTCGGTGACGATTCCGGCCAGTTTATCGGCCCTCACGATTCCGGTGGACGTTCGATTGAGTGGTGCAGCCGTAGGGCCAGTTACGGGCGTGATCGCGCACCAGCTCAACACCAGTTCGAACCAGTCGGTAGCCAACGTAACCATCAGTGGCACGGTCTCGGCAACAGCGCCGGCCGCGGTGCTGCGGGTGCTGCACCGGGACGTGGACAACTACGCTGACAACAACGCCGTGCAGCCCCTGCTGCAACTGGTCAACGAAGGCAGCGCCCCGCTGCCCCTGTCGGCCATCACCCTGCGTTATTACCTGACCGTGGAGGGCACGGCCCCCCTGAGCAACCTGTCGATCTTCTTTGCCCAGGTGGGTGAGCGCAACGTGCGGCTGCGCTACGTGCCGCTGAACCCGGCCCGGTCCGGGGCCAGTGGGTACGTGGAGTACAGCTTCAGCCCCGACGCGGGGAGTCTGGCCGCGGGGGCCAACTCGGGTAACATTCAGAGCTACTTTGCCAAGGCGGACTACTCTGCTCAGAACGAGCTGGACGACTACTCCTACGCTATGGTGCGCGACCAGTTGGTGGCCAATCCCCGCATCACGGCTTACTACAACGGCACCCTGGTCTGGGGAACCGAGCCGAGTGGTGAGGCTGGCTGTCCCACCATTGGCCTGTCGGCCAGTAACAACGGCACGCTGAGTTGTGGTCAGCCGAGCTTGATTCTGACGGCGAGTGGCGGACAAAGCTACGTCTTCAGCAGCGGTACCACTCCGGTGAGTGCCAACCAGGTCTCGGTGAGCAGCGCCGGGCTCTACTCGGTGACGGCGACCTCGGCCAATGGCTGTGTGGATGTGGCCAGCGTGCGCGTCACGGCGTCGACGACCCTGCCCACCCCTGACTTCGCCACCCGGGGCAATGGGGCCGTCGCCGACGGGCTAACCAGCGTCACCGTGGTTCAGAACAGCGCCCCGGTTCGCTTCAGCGCCCCCAACTGCAGCGGCACGCTGAGCTGGAGCGGCAACGGGCTCAGCGGCACCGGCGTCCTGGATGTCTCGACGGCCAGCCCGGGCGTGTTTGTCTACCAGGCCACCTGTCGCGTAGGCAGCTGCGTGAGCAGTCCGGCCAGCGTGACCCTGACGGTCGTCGGTGCGCCGACCAATCAACCGCCGGTGGCGGTGGCCAACCCCAACCAGGTGGTCACGGTTGGCGTACCGTTCTCCTATACGGTCAACGCCTTCACCGACGAGGAGCCGGCCCGCTTGGTTTACAATGCCAGCCTGGAGCCGGCTAACGGGCTTCGTTTCGACCCGGCGACGCGGGTGATCTCGGGCACACCCAGCGCGTCGGGGGTGGTGGGGGTGACCATCACAGCCAGGGATGCGGGCAATTTGAGCGCCACTACGAGCTTCAGCATCACGGTCTCGTCCCCCTCGGTGGGAACCGCGGTACTGCGGGTGCTGCACCGGGACGTGGACAACTACGCTGACAACAACGCCGTGCAGCCCCTGCTGCAACTGGTCAACGAAGGCAGCGCCCCGCTGCCCCTGTCGGCCATCACCCTGCGCTACTACCTGACCGTGGAGGGCACGGCCCCCCTGAGCAACCTGTCGATCTTCTTTGCCCAGGTGGGTGAGCGCAACGTGCGGCTGCGCTACGTGGCCATCGATCCGGCCCGGTCCGGGGCCAGTGGGTACGTGGAGTACAGCTTCAGCCCCGACGCGGGGAGTCTGGCCGCGGGGGCCAACTCGGGTAACATTCAGAGCTACTTTGCTAAGGCGGACTACTCTGCTCAGAACGAGCTGGACGACTACTCCTACGCTATGGTGCGCGACCAGTTGGTGGCCAATCCCCGCATCACGGCTTACTACAACGGCACCCTGGTCTGGGGAACCGAACCAGCCTCGGGAGGCCGGCAGGCGGCTGAGCTGACGAGCCAACTGGCTGTGAAGGTGCTGGGCAACCCGATCCATAACGATGCTGTGTCCTTCGAGGTGACGGGGGCGGAAGGTCAGCCCTTACACCTTCAATTGTTAACACCTCAGGGACGGATTGTTAGTCGGCAGCAGGTGCCAAGCGCTGCAGCAGTGGAGTATCATCAGCTATCAGCAAATGGCGAGGCCGCTGGTGTTTTCCTGTTGCAGGTGAGTACGCCGACTCAGAGTAAGACGGTCAAAGTGATTAAGGGGGAGTAG
- the kdsB gene encoding 3-deoxy-manno-octulosonate cytidylyltransferase, with the protein MTILGIIPARYASTRFPAKALADIGGKSMIQRVVDQARQATSLSRIVVATDDARIFDHVKNFGGEVVMTSVHHQSGTDRCQEVVQKLAASEGYAPDYVVNIQGDEPFIQPEQIDLLTSVLDGATELATLVKVIDDVDTLLNSNAPKVVLNTRQEALYFSRHAIPYQRGREPETWLLPTGGATLTYYKHIGLYAYRRDILGQITQLAPSALEQAESLEQLRWLENGYRIKTVITAIDSHGIDTPEDLQRVSKFMGK; encoded by the coding sequence TTGACTATTCTTGGTATTATTCCCGCCCGCTACGCATCGACCCGTTTTCCTGCCAAGGCGTTGGCCGATATCGGCGGAAAAAGTATGATTCAGCGGGTGGTGGACCAGGCCCGGCAGGCGACATCGCTTAGTCGGATTGTGGTGGCCACCGACGATGCGCGTATTTTCGATCATGTAAAAAACTTCGGGGGTGAGGTCGTGATGACCTCCGTACACCACCAGAGCGGCACGGATCGCTGTCAGGAAGTGGTGCAGAAACTGGCCGCATCGGAAGGGTATGCGCCCGATTACGTCGTGAATATTCAGGGCGACGAGCCCTTTATCCAGCCCGAACAGATCGACCTGCTGACCTCGGTGCTTGACGGTGCAACGGAGCTGGCTACGCTCGTCAAAGTAATCGACGATGTTGATACGCTCCTGAATTCCAACGCGCCGAAAGTGGTGCTGAATACGCGCCAGGAAGCTTTGTATTTTAGCCGGCATGCTATCCCCTACCAGCGGGGACGGGAACCAGAAACCTGGCTGCTGCCAACTGGCGGAGCCACGCTCACGTATTACAAACACATTGGTTTATACGCCTACCGGAGGGATATTCTGGGGCAGATCACACAACTGGCACCGTCAGCGCTGGAACAGGCCGAAAGCCTGGAGCAACTGCGCTGGCTTGAGAATGGCTACCGAATCAAGACGGTGATAACGGCTATCGACAGCCACGGTATTGACACGCCGGAGGATTTGCAGCGGGTCAGTAAATTCATGGGTAAATAG
- a CDS encoding PglZ domain-containing protein translates to MQNYSILWADDEIDLLKPHILFLKNKGYDVTPVNSGADALDQVEQTNYDVVFLDEMMPGMTGLETLSQIKQMRPNLPVVMITKSEEEHIMEEAIGSKIADYLIKPLNPNQILLSVKKILDNKRLVTERTNIGYQQDFRNISMQYNDRMDFEAWADVYKKLIYWELELDESQDKSMLEVMNMQKSEANATFCKFVMDDYEEWLNDPKADSPVMSHQLMRKKVFPLLDQGTGPNMNPLFFVLIDNLRYDQWKAIEPLLSDYFTVEEESSYYSILPTTTGFARNAIFSGMMPSEMERKHPDLWVNDDSEDEGLNNHEDEFLRRQLEQSRLNIKMSYHKILNVNQGKSLVDNFNNLLQNHLNVIVYNFVDMLSHARTDMAMIKELAPDESAYRSITRSWFLHSPLLELVQKIAAKGGRLIITTDHGMIRVQKPAKIVGYRETNTNLRYKQGKNLGFDDNHLFVGRKPERLFLPKPHVSTAYVFTLEDYFFAYPNNYNYYVNHYRNTFQHGGISLEEMIIPFAYLTAKR, encoded by the coding sequence ATGCAAAATTATTCGATACTCTGGGCTGATGATGAAATTGATCTCCTCAAACCGCATATCCTCTTTCTGAAAAATAAAGGTTATGACGTAACACCGGTTAATAGTGGCGCCGACGCGCTGGACCAGGTGGAACAGACCAACTACGACGTTGTTTTTCTGGACGAAATGATGCCAGGTATGACGGGGCTGGAAACGCTGTCGCAGATTAAACAGATGCGCCCAAACCTGCCCGTGGTGATGATCACCAAGAGTGAGGAGGAGCATATTATGGAGGAAGCGATTGGTTCCAAAATCGCCGATTACCTAATCAAACCTCTTAACCCGAATCAGATTCTGCTGTCGGTGAAGAAGATTTTGGACAACAAACGGCTCGTTACCGAACGTACCAACATTGGCTACCAGCAGGATTTTCGGAATATTTCGATGCAGTACAACGACCGCATGGATTTCGAAGCCTGGGCAGATGTGTACAAAAAGCTTATCTACTGGGAGTTAGAGCTGGACGAGTCGCAGGATAAGAGTATGCTGGAGGTGATGAATATGCAGAAAAGCGAAGCTAACGCTACGTTCTGCAAATTCGTGATGGACGACTATGAGGAATGGCTGAATGACCCAAAGGCGGACAGTCCGGTGATGTCCCACCAGCTCATGCGGAAAAAAGTGTTTCCGTTACTCGATCAGGGAACGGGCCCAAACATGAATCCGCTGTTTTTCGTGCTGATTGATAACCTGCGTTACGACCAATGGAAAGCCATCGAACCACTGCTGAGCGACTACTTTACCGTTGAAGAGGAATCGTCCTATTACTCGATCCTGCCAACAACAACGGGCTTTGCCCGAAACGCCATTTTTTCGGGTATGATGCCCAGTGAAATGGAGCGCAAGCATCCGGACCTGTGGGTAAATGACGACAGCGAGGATGAAGGGCTAAACAACCACGAAGATGAGTTCTTGCGCCGGCAGCTTGAACAGAGCCGTCTGAATATCAAGATGTCGTACCACAAAATCCTGAACGTCAATCAGGGGAAATCGCTGGTCGACAACTTCAATAACCTGTTGCAGAATCATCTGAATGTCATCGTGTACAACTTCGTGGACATGCTGTCGCACGCCCGCACTGACATGGCCATGATCAAGGAGCTGGCCCCCGATGAATCAGCCTATCGGTCCATTACGCGCTCGTGGTTCCTGCACTCACCATTGCTGGAACTGGTGCAGAAGATTGCCGCCAAAGGGGGACGTCTGATCATCACGACTGACCACGGAATGATACGCGTGCAAAAACCCGCCAAGATTGTTGGTTACCGCGAAACGAATACGAACCTGCGCTATAAACAAGGGAAAAACCTGGGTTTCGACGACAATCACCTCTTTGTCGGGCGCAAACCAGAGCGGTTATTTCTGCCCAAACCGCACGTATCGACGGCCTATGTCTTCACGCTGGAGGATTATTTCTTCGCGTATCCCAACAATTACAATTACTACGTGAATCATTACCGGAATACATTTCAGCACGGCGGTATTTCGCTGGAAGAAATGATCATTCCATTTGCGTACTTAACCGCCAAGCGATAA
- a CDS encoding LuxR C-terminal-related transcriptional regulator — protein MAKLYALYTILIGLFVCLTQSVLGQSGSFQQLGEKVYRLNNAFKYNESQALLLPVLEGESYSADDKYQAAVQLSYTYKRVFDYVSALKFLDLACTFANQTTKKTQYIAAIDSEKAFILFDTHDYKGAGVLMRKLEKTGFKYITQENRSKLIMQRGYLLFLGKQYERAEAVYDQAIHLLRAVSPCDLPMVFVKKMQLYDAMNRLDLMNDALHQSVAQADSCHIIKYNLYVYNELLAIYKKRRNLDAIVRTQSKVDSLTGVYASSEKVAALHDQKEAILLENKSQELHQKETSERYLTLTMIGLLVLAGGLLIWLLQYHRKQQRLKAEFAGMKHELESYLVMNESLIASKMTTENDRLNKLSERQREVLSHMAAGMSNKAIADTMFISENTVKYHIKNIYILLEIKDRREFLVSVKK, from the coding sequence ATGGCTAAGCTTTACGCATTATATACTATACTGATTGGTTTATTTGTTTGCCTGACACAGAGTGTTCTGGGCCAGTCCGGCTCATTTCAGCAGTTGGGAGAGAAGGTATATCGGCTAAATAATGCATTCAAATACAATGAGTCGCAGGCATTGTTGTTGCCGGTTCTTGAAGGTGAGTCATACAGTGCCGACGATAAATACCAGGCGGCTGTTCAGCTCTCATATACCTACAAACGCGTATTTGATTATGTGTCGGCCCTGAAGTTTCTGGATCTAGCCTGCACGTTCGCCAATCAGACGACAAAGAAAACCCAATACATAGCGGCTATTGATTCGGAAAAAGCATTCATCCTGTTCGACACGCATGACTATAAAGGCGCAGGGGTGCTCATGCGTAAGCTCGAAAAAACGGGCTTCAAATACATTACTCAGGAGAACAGGTCAAAGCTGATCATGCAGCGGGGGTATCTGCTATTCCTGGGGAAACAGTATGAGCGCGCTGAAGCCGTATACGATCAGGCGATACACCTGCTGCGTGCGGTTTCTCCCTGCGATTTACCCATGGTCTTCGTCAAGAAAATGCAGTTGTACGATGCTATGAATCGTCTTGATCTGATGAATGATGCCCTCCATCAGTCAGTTGCTCAGGCCGATTCCTGTCACATCATCAAGTATAATCTGTACGTCTATAACGAATTGCTGGCCATTTACAAAAAGAGGAGAAACCTGGACGCCATTGTCAGAACGCAGAGCAAAGTAGACAGTTTGACTGGGGTTTATGCCAGTAGTGAAAAAGTTGCTGCCCTGCACGATCAGAAAGAAGCGATTCTACTGGAAAATAAAAGCCAGGAACTGCATCAGAAGGAAACCAGTGAGCGATACCTTACTCTTACGATGATCGGTTTACTTGTACTCGCTGGAGGCCTGCTGATCTGGCTGCTGCAGTACCATCGTAAACAACAGCGGCTAAAAGCTGAGTTTGCTGGAATGAAGCATGAGTTGGAAAGTTACTTGGTAATGAATGAAAGCTTGATTGCCAGCAAAATGACTACGGAAAATGATAGGCTGAATAAACTCTCCGAACGACAGCGGGAGGTACTTTCACATATGGCAGCGGGTATGTCTAACAAAGCAATCGCCGATACAATGTTCATTTCGGAGAACACTGTGAAATACCACATCAAAAACATTTACATACTCCTGGAAATCAAAGACCGCAGGGAGTTTTTGGTCAGCGTGAAGAAGTAG
- a CDS encoding cell division ATP-binding protein FtsE, which yields MFSNEPVLSLDHADIYQGQKLVLGDVSFQINKGDFVYLIGRTGSGKSSLLKTLYADLWLQNGKGSVAGFQLHSLKPRDVPQLRRRIGIVFQDFQLFFDRSVEDNLRFVLKATGWKDKAAANNRIAEVLMQVGLGTAQKKMPHQLSGGEQQRVVVARAMLNEPQILIADEPTGNLDPAVSDQIMKVFQAINNAGTAVLMATHNYELLHKYPARVLRCQEGQVVELKG from the coding sequence ATGTTTTCCAACGAACCCGTTCTTTCGCTCGATCACGCTGACATCTATCAGGGCCAGAAACTGGTGCTGGGCGACGTATCGTTTCAGATCAACAAGGGCGATTTCGTGTATCTCATTGGCCGTACGGGCAGCGGAAAGTCATCGCTGCTGAAAACGTTATACGCCGATTTGTGGCTCCAGAACGGGAAGGGAAGCGTGGCTGGTTTCCAGCTCCACTCACTCAAACCCCGCGACGTACCGCAACTGCGCCGACGTATCGGGATTGTGTTTCAGGATTTTCAGTTGTTTTTTGACCGCTCGGTCGAGGACAACCTACGTTTTGTCCTCAAAGCGACGGGCTGGAAAGACAAAGCAGCCGCCAACAACCGTATTGCGGAGGTGCTAATGCAGGTGGGACTGGGTACAGCACAGAAAAAAATGCCGCACCAGCTATCGGGAGGAGAACAGCAGCGGGTTGTTGTGGCGCGCGCCATGCTTAACGAACCCCAAATCCTGATTGCCGACGAACCAACGGGAAACCTGGACCCGGCCGTTTCGGATCAGATCATGAAGGTGTTTCAGGCTATCAATAATGCCGGTACCGCCGTGCTGATGGCGACTCACAACTACGAACTTTTGCACAAATACCCCGCTCGTGTCCTCCGCTGCCAGGAAGGACAGGTGGTGGAGTTGAAGGGATAA
- the fsa gene encoding fructose-6-phosphate aldolase — protein sequence MKFFIDTANLADIREAQEMGILDGVTTNPSLMAKEGITGKDNIMRHYKQICDIVESDVSAEVISVKYEEMIREGEELAELDENIVVKVPMTGDGVKAIKYFSEKGIRTNCTLIFSAGQALLAAKAGASYVSPFVGRLDDISTDGMALIEQIITIYNNYGYDTEVLAASVRHPMHIIQCAELGADVMTAPLSVIKSLLNHPLTDSGLAKFLADHEKAALPVKK from the coding sequence ATGAAATTTTTTATCGACACCGCCAATCTGGCCGACATCCGCGAAGCGCAGGAAATGGGCATTCTCGACGGCGTTACCACCAATCCATCACTGATGGCCAAGGAAGGTATCACCGGCAAAGACAACATCATGCGCCACTACAAGCAGATCTGCGACATTGTTGAGAGCGATGTCAGCGCTGAAGTTATCTCCGTGAAGTACGAAGAGATGATTCGGGAAGGCGAGGAACTGGCGGAACTGGACGAGAACATCGTTGTGAAAGTACCGATGACGGGCGACGGCGTGAAAGCCATCAAATACTTCTCCGAAAAAGGTATCCGCACGAACTGTACGCTGATTTTCTCGGCGGGACAGGCCTTGCTGGCGGCTAAGGCCGGGGCTTCGTACGTATCACCATTCGTGGGTCGGCTGGACGATATTTCGACAGATGGTATGGCCCTGATCGAGCAGATTATTACCATTTACAACAACTACGGGTATGATACAGAGGTCTTGGCGGCTTCGGTACGTCACCCAATGCACATCATTCAGTGCGCCGAACTGGGGGCCGACGTCATGACCGCTCCGCTGAGCGTAATCAAATCGCTGCTGAACCATCCCCTGACCGACAGCGGCCTGGCGAAGTTCCTGGCTGACCACGAGAAAGCGGCTTTACCCGTAAAGAAATAA
- the galK gene encoding galactokinase has translation MSLAEQLAVSFRNEFQAEPLLICSPGRVNLIGEHTDYNEGFVLPAAIDKAIYMAVGPREDNELHFIAFDIKKRFTGSLNNLTPNHSWADYLLGVVTQLRLTGHSLRGFNCVFGGTIPMGAGLSSSAALENAVGFALNELFSLGLERLELVKLSQRAENDFVGAKVGIMDMFASMMGKAGHVIKLDCRSLDYTYPPLRMDGIRIVLCDSRVKHSLVTSEYNTRRAECEAGVRFLQTLYPDVNSLRDVTMEMLDKHLRDTQPLIYRRCAYVVQENQRLLDGVAALEAGDVAAFGQYMYGSHEGLSQWYEVSCPELDLLVGIAREQPGVLGSRMMGGGFGGCTINLVREDELDSFSQTITQQYKAKTGKDTYLHICNIQDGTHIMQTSVSAA, from the coding sequence ATGAGTCTTGCTGAACAACTAGCCGTTTCGTTCCGAAACGAGTTTCAGGCCGAACCCCTTCTGATCTGCTCTCCCGGCCGCGTTAATCTTATTGGTGAACATACCGATTACAACGAAGGCTTTGTGCTCCCGGCCGCTATTGATAAAGCGATTTACATGGCGGTTGGACCGCGTGAGGACAACGAACTGCACTTTATCGCCTTCGACATCAAGAAGCGCTTCACTGGATCGCTCAATAACCTCACTCCCAATCATTCCTGGGCCGATTATCTACTTGGCGTTGTGACCCAGCTTCGGCTGACGGGTCATTCGTTACGTGGTTTCAACTGCGTTTTTGGGGGCACCATTCCGATGGGTGCAGGACTGTCGTCCTCGGCCGCGCTCGAAAACGCGGTGGGCTTTGCACTCAATGAACTCTTTTCGCTGGGTCTGGAACGCCTGGAACTGGTAAAGCTTTCCCAGCGGGCCGAAAATGACTTCGTCGGTGCCAAAGTCGGCATCATGGATATGTTTGCCAGCATGATGGGCAAAGCCGGGCACGTAATTAAACTCGACTGCCGCTCACTGGACTATACCTACCCGCCCCTCCGCATGGACGGAATTCGCATTGTCCTCTGCGATTCACGCGTGAAACACTCGCTCGTTACGTCGGAGTACAACACCCGCCGGGCCGAATGTGAAGCCGGCGTTCGCTTTTTGCAGACACTCTACCCGGACGTAAACAGCCTGCGTGACGTAACGATGGAGATGCTGGACAAACACCTGCGTGATACACAGCCGCTCATTTACCGGCGCTGTGCTTACGTGGTGCAGGAAAACCAGCGCCTGCTCGATGGCGTAGCGGCTCTGGAAGCGGGCGATGTGGCAGCTTTCGGTCAGTATATGTACGGCTCGCACGAAGGACTGAGTCAGTGGTATGAAGTTAGTTGCCCGGAACTTGACCTCCTTGTGGGTATTGCCCGCGAACAACCCGGCGTGCTGGGATCGCGGATGATGGGAGGTGGTTTTGGCGGCTGTACGATCAACCTCGTACGCGAAGACGAACTCGACAGCTTCAGCCAGACGATTACGCAGCAGTACAAAGCCAAAACCGGGAAAGATACCTACCTTCACATTTGTAACATTCAGGACGGTACGCACATCATGCAGACGAGCGTTTCGGCAGCCTGA
- a CDS encoding tetratricopeptide repeat protein yields the protein MIRLWGSIFSILFIISACTSSDTYLEQGRSQLKEGKFREAIETLNRAIESDDENAEAFNSRGVAYFELKEYSNAGLDYDKAVKLAPDFYRPYYNRGLLKMAQNDPKGALKDYADAIRLAPDTSKQISSEIYLNRGQLFASQGQLQPALNDFEQAITLDPKNSLAYYNRGSLLFDQKRLVAATADFTKAVQFDPKFGKAFYALGLAQLLQGEAETGCLSLKQAQSLGYSDATNAVAQYCQ from the coding sequence ATGATACGTTTGTGGGGTAGTATTTTTAGTATTTTATTCATAATCAGCGCCTGTACGTCGTCAGATACGTATCTGGAACAAGGACGAAGTCAGTTAAAAGAAGGCAAATTTCGGGAAGCGATTGAGACGCTGAACCGGGCTATCGAGTCGGATGACGAAAATGCTGAAGCCTTCAACAGCCGGGGTGTCGCCTATTTCGAACTAAAAGAATACAGCAACGCCGGTCTAGACTACGACAAGGCGGTTAAACTGGCCCCTGACTTTTACCGGCCCTATTACAACCGGGGGTTGCTGAAAATGGCGCAGAATGACCCAAAGGGGGCTCTGAAAGACTACGCCGATGCCATCCGGCTGGCGCCCGACACGAGCAAGCAGATCAGTTCGGAGATTTACCTGAACCGGGGACAGCTGTTTGCGTCGCAGGGACAGCTTCAGCCCGCCCTCAATGATTTTGAGCAGGCTATTACGCTAGACCCTAAAAACTCACTGGCGTATTACAACCGGGGTTCGCTGCTGTTCGACCAGAAACGACTGGTAGCGGCAACGGCCGATTTTACGAAAGCGGTGCAGTTTGACCCAAAATTCGGGAAGGCATTTTACGCCCTGGGTCTGGCTCAACTGCTGCAGGGCGAGGCCGAAACCGGCTGTCTGAGTCTGAAGCAGGCTCAATCGCTGGGGTATAGCGACGCGACAAACGCCGTTGCACAATATTGTCAGTAA
- a CDS encoding transmembrane 220 family protein, translating into MRKTVSIAFGLLFVLFAAFQYNDPDPEIWIPIYGIGAMACFMAYANVGRWWFFAAMSVVYLVAAYYQWPPAFEGFLFGEMGMRSVNIELAREAGGLAICAAVMLWLAFLARKS; encoded by the coding sequence ATGCGCAAGACTGTTTCTATCGCGTTTGGGCTGCTGTTTGTTCTGTTCGCAGCCTTTCAGTATAACGACCCGGACCCTGAAATCTGGATTCCGATCTATGGCATTGGGGCTATGGCCTGTTTTATGGCCTACGCCAACGTAGGGCGTTGGTGGTTCTTTGCCGCCATGAGCGTTGTCTATCTCGTTGCGGCTTATTACCAGTGGCCCCCCGCCTTTGAAGGGTTTCTGTTTGGCGAAATGGGTATGCGGAGTGTCAATATCGAACTGGCCCGCGAAGCCGGTGGGCTAGCTATCTGCGCGGCTGTTATGCTATGGCTGGCGTTCCTGGCCCGAAAGTCATAA
- a CDS encoding HesB/IscA family protein, with amino-acid sequence MLVLDNPVHVRPEARLQILDTLQANKIPDEYGLRVGIRGGGCGSSWLLGFDLPGSTDEVYNVEGVRVIIDRKHLLYVFGAEIGYETGGFTIDKKAPELPEVSR; translated from the coding sequence ATGCTGGTACTTGACAATCCCGTACACGTTCGTCCCGAAGCCCGGTTACAGATCCTGGACACGTTACAGGCCAATAAAATTCCCGACGAGTATGGACTTCGGGTTGGCATTCGAGGAGGTGGTTGCGGTTCATCGTGGCTGCTGGGTTTCGATCTGCCTGGTTCGACCGACGAAGTGTATAACGTAGAAGGCGTGCGTGTCATTATTGATCGCAAACATTTACTCTACGTATTTGGCGCAGAGATCGGCTACGAAACCGGCGGTTTTACGATCGACAAAAAGGCTCCGGAATTGCCCGAGGTTTCCCGTTGA